A genomic segment from Myxococcales bacterium encodes:
- a CDS encoding ABC transporter substrate-binding protein gives MRRPSSSALAAGAWRALLATLPACHGAAPPPPPTEQSGPRDEPGVFADRLVLSSTAVFTGPNASWGADTWRGSAAYLAEINAKGGVHGRKIEVTAVDDGYETKRALENVARLVEKNDFFVFYNFVGSNVMVGAVAELGRHRAKDVFQFGSVASSSGFRSGPDMDRAFVVRAPITMEVKIAVDAFFAAGKTKFGVFYQDDLYGRSGLDAVNAELAARQTKPVSALKHSAFQRFDEPLRAEVEELRAAGAEVIFDIGNAQAAAALVRDARQSQWHVPIVQTSGVHDTFVRTLLAYEKKTNAKVATDLFGTKVVPSPGERQLPLVAQYLELVERHNPKPPGDLTEAAFRQAPVSFHQVEGFVNAKVLVEILRRMGPKPTRARFKDAAESLRSFDVGLGDGAAITFGPGDHTGLDRVWLYAWSESDWVPVKHVATAVGEASTPPSPDAGARDSSPRAIP, from the coding sequence GTGCGAAGGCCCTCCTCGAGTGCCCTCGCGGCGGGCGCGTGGCGCGCGCTCCTCGCGACGTTGCCGGCTTGCCATGGCGCCGCGCCGCCGCCGCCGCCAACGGAGCAGTCCGGTCCGCGCGACGAGCCGGGTGTCTTCGCCGACCGCTTGGTGCTCTCTAGCACGGCGGTGTTCACAGGGCCGAACGCGAGCTGGGGCGCCGACACCTGGCGGGGCTCGGCGGCCTACTTGGCCGAGATCAACGCCAAAGGCGGCGTGCACGGTCGAAAGATCGAAGTCACGGCGGTGGACGACGGGTACGAGACGAAGCGGGCCCTCGAGAACGTGGCGCGCTTGGTCGAGAAGAACGACTTCTTCGTCTTCTACAATTTCGTCGGCTCGAACGTCATGGTGGGCGCGGTGGCCGAGCTCGGTCGGCATCGCGCCAAAGACGTCTTCCAGTTCGGCAGCGTGGCCAGCAGCTCCGGGTTTCGTTCCGGTCCGGACATGGATCGCGCGTTCGTCGTACGCGCGCCCATCACGATGGAAGTGAAGATCGCCGTCGACGCGTTCTTCGCGGCCGGCAAGACCAAGTTCGGCGTTTTCTATCAGGACGACCTCTACGGTCGTTCGGGGCTCGACGCCGTCAACGCGGAGCTCGCGGCGCGTCAAACGAAGCCTGTCAGTGCGCTCAAGCACAGCGCCTTTCAGAGGTTCGACGAGCCGCTGAGGGCGGAGGTCGAGGAACTCCGAGCCGCCGGCGCGGAGGTGATCTTCGACATCGGCAACGCGCAAGCGGCCGCCGCCCTCGTGCGCGACGCGCGCCAAAGCCAATGGCACGTCCCGATCGTGCAGACGTCGGGGGTCCACGACACCTTCGTTCGCACCTTGCTCGCCTACGAGAAGAAGACCAACGCCAAGGTCGCGACCGACCTCTTCGGGACGAAGGTCGTGCCGTCGCCAGGAGAGAGGCAGCTACCGTTGGTCGCGCAATACCTCGAGCTCGTGGAGCGCCACAACCCGAAGCCGCCAGGCGACCTCACGGAAGCCGCGTTCCGCCAAGCGCCGGTCTCGTTTCACCAGGTCGAAGGTTTCGTGAACGCGAAGGTGCTCGTCGAGATCTTGCGGCGCATGGGCCCGAAGCCAACGCGCGCGCGATTCAAGGACGCGGCCGAGTCCCTCCGCAGCTTCGACGTCGGACTCGGCGATGGAGCGGCCATCACGTTCGGCCCCGGCGACCATACGGGCCTCGATCGCGTTTGGCTCTACGCGTGGAGCGAGAGCGACTGGGTACCGGTGAAGCACGTGGCGACCGCTGTCGGCGAGGCGTCCACACCGCCCTCGCCGGACGCCGGCGCGAGGGACTCGTCTCCCCGCGCGATACCGTGA
- a CDS encoding TolC family protein, protein MSFRSIEHSPTSATPRLWLAAAALAALLGPASAFAQGAKPGTATPPPAVAPPSAAPAPEEPRTSAAQTPDLVRAAPGGLTADQVAVRAAKTSYSAKASEENIRAAAARVDAAWANYLPRVTTAARYTRLSNYTVAPLAPGFPGFALILDQYLLQASVAVPISDYFLRINEAHTAATHAAVAAKHDVVAARAKSAADGKVAYYGWLTAQAALVVATATHDLQKTLVQDAKNQFAVGNASKADVLQAESAVAAADLMVERAKNLVSLTERQVKVAMHAGDDERFSPGEDFDRDLPQFEGNLNELVREAHTSRYEIKSIDANADAAVAQARAVGGGRYPSLSAFADGVYANPNSRKFPQTDEWFGTWALGAQVTWSPNDLMTSSAGMNEADARAAQLVAQKGLTRDGIELEVTQAFQAVREAEAATATTKRQLEASAEAYRVARELFTHGRATATQVREAETGFTRARLESLNAKAQSRTGRVRLEHALGRSARDLAK, encoded by the coding sequence ATGAGCTTTCGATCGATTGAGCACTCCCCGACGAGCGCCACGCCGCGACTTTGGCTTGCGGCGGCGGCGCTGGCCGCACTGCTAGGCCCCGCTAGCGCGTTCGCACAAGGCGCGAAGCCCGGCACGGCGACACCACCGCCGGCGGTTGCCCCTCCAAGCGCAGCGCCCGCTCCCGAGGAGCCGCGCACCTCGGCGGCCCAAACACCCGATCTGGTCCGCGCCGCGCCCGGCGGCCTCACCGCCGATCAGGTCGCGGTGCGCGCGGCGAAGACCAGCTACTCGGCGAAGGCCTCGGAAGAAAACATCCGCGCCGCCGCCGCTCGGGTCGACGCCGCCTGGGCCAACTACCTGCCGCGCGTCACGACGGCGGCGCGCTACACCCGCCTCAGCAACTACACCGTGGCGCCGCTCGCGCCGGGCTTCCCGGGCTTTGCGCTGATCCTCGATCAGTACCTGCTACAGGCGTCCGTCGCGGTCCCCATCAGTGACTACTTCCTCCGCATCAACGAGGCGCACACGGCCGCCACGCACGCCGCGGTCGCGGCGAAACACGACGTCGTCGCCGCACGGGCAAAGTCTGCCGCCGATGGCAAGGTCGCCTACTACGGCTGGCTGACGGCCCAGGCCGCGCTCGTCGTCGCGACGGCGACCCACGATCTCCAGAAGACGCTCGTGCAAGACGCCAAGAACCAGTTCGCTGTGGGCAACGCGTCGAAGGCCGACGTGCTTCAGGCCGAGTCAGCGGTCGCAGCAGCCGACCTCATGGTCGAGCGAGCGAAGAACTTGGTGTCGCTCACCGAACGCCAAGTCAAAGTCGCCATGCACGCCGGTGACGACGAACGGTTTTCCCCCGGTGAAGACTTCGACCGCGACCTCCCGCAATTCGAAGGCAACCTCAACGAGCTGGTTCGCGAGGCTCACACGTCGCGCTACGAGATCAAGAGCATCGACGCCAACGCCGACGCGGCCGTCGCGCAAGCGCGCGCCGTGGGGGGCGGTCGATACCCGAGCCTCTCGGCCTTCGCCGACGGCGTCTACGCCAACCCCAACTCTCGCAAGTTCCCCCAAACGGACGAGTGGTTCGGCACGTGGGCCCTCGGCGCGCAGGTCACCTGGTCGCCGAACGACCTCATGACGAGCAGCGCGGGCATGAACGAAGCTGACGCCCGCGCGGCGCAGCTCGTGGCCCAGAAGGGTCTCACGCGAGACGGCATCGAGCTTGAGGTGACCCAAGCCTTTCAGGCGGTCCGGGAGGCGGAAGCGGCGACGGCGACGACGAAGCGTCAGCTCGAGGCGTCGGCGGAGGCCTACCGCGTCGCTCGCGAGCTCTTCACGCACGGGCGCGCGACGGCGACGCAGGTGCGCGAGGCCGAGACGGGCTTTACGCGCGCGCGCCTCGAGTCGCTCAACGCCAAGGCGCAGTCGCGCACCGGCCGCGTTCGCCTCGAGCACGCCCTCGGCCGAAGCGCGCGGGACCTCGCGAAGTAG
- a CDS encoding efflux RND transporter periplasmic adaptor subunit, with protein MTRTTTLSLTLLTALSLGGVAVFRGGLANAGPAAPATNAKAAAAERPILAEGRMVTYPGRQVTIGTEVAGPLRRLTVTEKSVVKKGDVIAEVGVDEQRAALRETWARVGEAAVDVGFAGTELARAAALHNESALPKASLDKATRERDAAIARRDVARASAARLDTVLNKAVVRSPIDGVVLEKHAEQGELVAQGSRLVTVADITALRVEAEIDEFDGARVSLGQAVSVWAEGYPGRVRGEVEEIPDQVISRRIKPQDPGRPTDTRVLAVKVKLLEPATLRLGQRVELELAPRRAPGSSTASPPGPSAGSGASSEPPKGQAK; from the coding sequence ATGACGCGAACAACGACCCTCTCTCTTACGCTGCTGACGGCCCTCTCCCTCGGCGGCGTGGCCGTGTTCCGTGGTGGCCTCGCGAACGCGGGGCCTGCCGCGCCGGCGACCAACGCGAAAGCTGCCGCCGCCGAGCGCCCCATCCTCGCGGAAGGGCGCATGGTCACCTATCCCGGGCGACAGGTGACCATCGGCACCGAGGTGGCGGGCCCGTTGCGCCGGCTGACGGTGACCGAGAAGAGCGTCGTCAAGAAGGGCGACGTCATCGCCGAAGTCGGCGTCGACGAGCAACGCGCCGCGCTCCGCGAGACTTGGGCCCGCGTCGGCGAGGCCGCCGTCGACGTCGGTTTTGCCGGCACCGAGCTCGCTCGCGCCGCCGCCTTGCACAACGAGAGCGCGCTGCCCAAGGCGTCGCTCGACAAGGCGACGCGCGAACGAGACGCTGCCATCGCTCGCCGCGATGTCGCCCGCGCCAGCGCCGCGCGCCTCGACACCGTATTGAACAAGGCCGTGGTGCGCTCCCCCATCGACGGCGTCGTCCTCGAGAAGCATGCCGAACAAGGCGAGCTCGTCGCGCAAGGCTCGCGCCTCGTGACGGTCGCAGACATCACGGCGCTCCGCGTCGAGGCCGAGATCGACGAGTTCGATGGAGCTCGCGTCTCGTTGGGCCAGGCCGTGAGCGTCTGGGCCGAGGGCTACCCCGGCCGCGTGAGGGGCGAGGTTGAAGAGATCCCCGATCAGGTCATCTCGCGCCGCATCAAGCCGCAAGATCCGGGGCGACCGACCGACACGCGGGTTCTCGCGGTGAAGGTTAAGTTGCTCGAGCCTGCAACGCTCCGCCTTGGGCAGCGCGTCGAGCTTGAGCTCGCGCCCCGCCGCGCTCCTGGTTCTTCTACCGCTTCGCCGCCTGGTCCTTCTGCCGGTTCCGGCGCTTCTTCCGAACCGCCGAAAGGCCAAGCGAAGTAG
- a CDS encoding ABC transporter ATP-binding protein: MVVLSAEDVTKSFSEGRETVDVLRGVSLAVEAGEIVALEGPSGSGKTTLLSILGCILTATSGRVVVNGTEIDQKKPGRLPDVRKKSIGFVFQQYNLFPSLTALENVEYALNIKGRVGSDAHREADELLDLVGLTDRKKFLPRDLSGGQKQRIAIARALSGRPDVVLADEPTANLDSVVGAQVLELFKNLAKKENRGLLIVTHDPKVRSVADRVVGIRDGLLHS; encoded by the coding sequence ATGGTCGTTCTCTCCGCCGAAGACGTGACCAAGTCGTTTAGCGAAGGTCGCGAGACCGTCGATGTCTTGCGCGGCGTGTCGCTCGCCGTGGAGGCCGGTGAGATCGTCGCCCTCGAAGGCCCGAGCGGCTCCGGCAAGACCACGCTCCTCTCGATCCTCGGATGCATCCTGACGGCCACGAGCGGGCGCGTCGTCGTCAACGGCACGGAGATCGATCAGAAGAAGCCGGGCCGATTGCCCGACGTGAGAAAGAAGAGCATCGGCTTCGTCTTCCAGCAGTACAACCTCTTCCCCTCCCTCACGGCCCTCGAGAACGTCGAGTACGCCCTCAACATCAAGGGTCGGGTCGGCAGCGACGCGCACCGCGAAGCCGACGAGCTTCTCGATCTCGTTGGCCTGACGGATCGAAAGAAGTTTCTCCCCCGCGACCTCTCCGGTGGGCAGAAGCAACGCATCGCCATCGCGCGCGCTCTCTCGGGTCGGCCCGACGTCGTCCTCGCCGACGAGCCAACGGCGAACCTCGACTCGGTCGTTGGCGCGCAGGTGCTGGAGCTCTTCAAGAACCTCGCAAAGAAGGAGAACCGCGGCCTTCTCATCGTGACCCACGACCCTAAGGTGCGCAGCGTGGCCGATCGCGTGGTCGGCATTCGCGACGGGCTCCTCCACTCGTAG
- a CDS encoding ABC transporter permease: MVDLALRSLLHDKVRFAITVSGVAFAVTLVLVQVGLFKGLLANATVTIEHVDADLWITSRNTPNVDFAHAFPESRIHRVRSVPGVERADNLIVAFMNVQLPSGAEEGSLVYALEDFTKWGIPWNVSEGHAEDLRRGRYVFFDESSVKRYGAFEVGEHREVLGQRFRILGRTKEAKSFTTTPITFMSYPLAQSLQPTLRGNTTYVLVKLSPGADAAAVKRQLAELLPFNDVYEKVEWANRSRSYWVDNTGIGLNMYLTVFLGCLVGIVVVAQTLYTSTMEHIKEFGTVKAIGGSNFDIYRILARQAVVSAVLGFLLGVVPPMLLGPVLAKVDLRLLLPPAFVAEVFVGTVLLCLAASAISFRKVASIDPALVFRA; encoded by the coding sequence ATGGTCGACCTCGCTCTGCGTTCGCTCCTGCACGACAAGGTTCGCTTCGCCATCACGGTGAGCGGCGTCGCCTTCGCCGTGACGCTCGTGCTCGTGCAGGTGGGCCTCTTCAAGGGCCTCCTCGCCAACGCCACCGTGACCATCGAGCACGTCGACGCGGATCTCTGGATCACGTCGCGGAACACGCCCAACGTGGACTTCGCACACGCCTTTCCCGAGTCGCGCATTCACCGCGTTCGGTCCGTTCCGGGCGTGGAGCGCGCCGACAACCTCATCGTCGCCTTCATGAACGTGCAGCTTCCGTCAGGCGCCGAGGAGGGTTCGCTCGTCTACGCGCTGGAGGACTTCACCAAGTGGGGCATTCCGTGGAACGTCTCCGAGGGCCATGCGGAGGACCTGAGGCGCGGCCGCTACGTCTTCTTCGATGAGTCGAGCGTGAAGCGCTACGGCGCCTTCGAGGTCGGTGAGCACCGCGAGGTCTTGGGGCAACGCTTTCGCATCCTCGGGCGAACGAAGGAGGCCAAGAGCTTCACGACGACGCCGATCACGTTCATGAGCTATCCGCTGGCGCAGTCGCTTCAGCCGACCTTGCGAGGCAACACCACCTACGTCCTCGTCAAGCTCAGCCCTGGCGCCGACGCCGCTGCCGTCAAGCGCCAGCTCGCGGAGCTTCTCCCCTTCAACGACGTCTACGAGAAGGTCGAGTGGGCCAACCGGTCGCGTAGCTACTGGGTCGACAACACGGGCATCGGCCTCAACATGTACCTCACGGTCTTCTTGGGTTGCCTCGTCGGGATCGTCGTCGTCGCGCAGACGCTCTACACCTCGACGATGGAGCACATCAAAGAGTTCGGCACCGTCAAGGCCATCGGCGGCTCGAACTTCGACATCTACCGAATCCTCGCGCGGCAGGCCGTCGTCAGCGCGGTCCTAGGCTTCTTGCTCGGCGTCGTCCCGCCCATGCTGCTCGGCCCGGTGCTGGCCAAGGTCGACCTTCGACTCCTCTTGCCGCCAGCGTTCGTCGCAGAGGTCTTCGTCGGCACCGTTCTGCTCTGCCTCGCCGCGTCGGCCATCTCGTTCCGGAAAGTCGCGAGCATCGACCCCGCGCTCGTCTTCCGCGCCTGA
- a CDS encoding TetR/AcrR family transcriptional regulator — protein MSSSQRREREKQELRGRILDAARELFAEHGFEAVTMRKIAERIEYTATALYFHFPDKEALVRELCMHDFLVLGEKMSTLAAHADPVERLGEVGRAYARFAVSHPQHYRVMFMMPNRSRKEDAAEWHGDPARDAYAFLKWTVQEAIDTGRFRPEFADAELASQVAWAAIHGVVSLQITHGQDTWIDWRPVEARIEGIVRSLVTGMVKPDALPALAGPTSSEPASRPPSKAAPKKSKKSDAKEQR, from the coding sequence ATGAGTTCCTCTCAGCGTCGAGAGCGTGAGAAACAGGAGCTGCGGGGGCGCATCCTCGACGCCGCCCGCGAGCTGTTCGCCGAGCACGGCTTCGAGGCCGTCACGATGCGCAAGATCGCCGAGCGCATCGAGTACACGGCGACGGCGCTCTACTTTCACTTCCCCGACAAGGAAGCGCTCGTCCGAGAGCTGTGCATGCACGACTTCCTCGTGCTCGGCGAGAAGATGTCGACCTTGGCGGCCCACGCCGATCCCGTCGAGCGCCTCGGCGAGGTGGGGCGCGCCTACGCCCGCTTCGCGGTGTCGCATCCCCAGCACTACCGCGTCATGTTCATGATGCCGAACCGCTCACGAAAGGAAGACGCGGCCGAGTGGCACGGGGATCCGGCGCGAGATGCCTACGCGTTCTTGAAGTGGACCGTGCAAGAGGCCATCGACACCGGCCGCTTCCGCCCCGAGTTCGCCGACGCGGAGCTCGCGTCGCAGGTCGCCTGGGCCGCCATCCACGGCGTCGTGTCGCTTCAAATCACGCACGGGCAAGACACGTGGATCGACTGGCGGCCCGTGGAGGCGCGCATCGAGGGCATCGTGCGCTCGCTCGTGACGGGCATGGTGAAGCCCGACGCGCTCCCGGCGCTCGCGGGGCCGACGTCGAGCGAGCCAGCGTCACGTCCGCCTTCGAAGGCCGCACCCAAGAAGTCCAAGAAGAGTGACGCGAAGGAGCAACGCTGA
- a CDS encoding HAD-IB family phosphatase — protein sequence MIDIASKRLVEKLDSRVADGPPVLAFDADGTLWQGDVGDDFFDALIAGGLVLPSAQAAMARELGIAAGEGDRPEQALFDAYHSGKFDEERFYECVAWAAAGRDRGAVLEIARRVQAERKLPERLHAEIRPVLAWARARGAEVYVVSASPRLVVQEGARLLGLEPARVLGAEAVFEGEQMMPAALRPIPYGAGKVVALRKHIGARPLLAAFGDNVFDVPMMKEAQLAVAVRPKPRLLAVKSEVPGLFGLEPTM from the coding sequence ATGATTGATATCGCCTCGAAAAGACTCGTAGAGAAACTCGATTCACGGGTCGCCGACGGGCCCCCGGTGCTGGCCTTCGACGCCGACGGAACGCTCTGGCAAGGCGACGTTGGAGACGATTTTTTCGACGCGCTCATCGCTGGCGGCCTGGTGCTCCCCTCGGCGCAGGCGGCGATGGCCCGCGAGCTCGGGATTGCTGCCGGTGAAGGCGACCGCCCCGAGCAGGCGCTCTTCGACGCGTATCACTCGGGAAAATTCGACGAAGAGCGCTTCTACGAGTGCGTCGCCTGGGCGGCCGCTGGCCGCGATCGGGGGGCGGTCTTGGAGATCGCGCGGCGCGTTCAGGCGGAGCGAAAGCTCCCGGAGCGACTCCACGCGGAGATTCGCCCCGTTCTCGCGTGGGCCCGGGCTCGCGGCGCGGAGGTCTACGTTGTCAGCGCTTCCCCGCGCTTGGTGGTTCAAGAAGGGGCGCGGCTCCTCGGCCTCGAGCCGGCCCGCGTCTTGGGCGCCGAAGCCGTTTTTGAAGGGGAACAGATGATGCCCGCCGCGCTCCGGCCGATTCCCTACGGTGCCGGGAAGGTTGTGGCCCTGCGGAAGCACATCGGCGCCCGGCCCCTCCTGGCGGCCTTTGGCGACAACGTCTTCGACGTCCCGATGATGAAGGAGGCGCAGCTCGCCGTCGCCGTCCGGCCGAAGCCGCGATTGTTGGCGGTAAAATCGGAAGTGCCCGGTCTATTTGGCCTCGAGCCTACAATGTAG
- a CDS encoding acyl-CoA dehydrogenase, which yields MDFELTEEQTLIRDTARDFAAREVAPKAAELDKNGRWPSEILEKMAELGFLGMAVPTEWGGAGLSALSYAIAMEEISAACASTGVIMSVNNSLFCDPLVKFGTPEQKKNVLTPCAQGKKLGCFGLTEPMSGSDAQTMLTSAEKKGDKWVLNGAKNWITNGPHADFIIVFAVTDRSGPKVKHTAFLVERGTPGFTQNARDHKLGIHAAHSCTVFFENVELPDSAIVGKAGDGFRVAMATLDGGRIGIAGQALGIAKAALSRSVEYSKERKSFGVPISEHQAIQFMLSDMATELDAARLLTWRAATMKDAGVRHSAESAMAKLFASEMATRVAHKAIQIHGGYGYSTEFPVERHYRDARITEIYEGTSEIQRIVIAASLMSA from the coding sequence ATGGATTTCGAGCTCACCGAAGAGCAAACGCTGATTCGAGACACGGCGCGCGACTTTGCCGCGCGCGAGGTGGCGCCCAAGGCCGCGGAGCTCGACAAGAACGGCCGCTGGCCTTCCGAGATTCTCGAGAAGATGGCCGAGCTCGGCTTCCTCGGCATGGCGGTCCCCACCGAGTGGGGCGGCGCCGGCCTCTCGGCGCTCAGCTACGCCATCGCGATGGAGGAGATCAGCGCGGCTTGCGCGTCCACGGGCGTCATCATGAGCGTCAACAACTCGCTCTTCTGCGATCCGCTCGTGAAGTTCGGCACGCCGGAGCAGAAGAAGAACGTGCTCACGCCGTGCGCGCAGGGGAAAAAGCTCGGCTGCTTCGGCCTCACCGAGCCGATGAGCGGCTCCGACGCGCAGACGATGCTCACGTCGGCCGAAAAGAAGGGCGACAAGTGGGTGCTGAATGGCGCCAAGAACTGGATCACCAACGGTCCCCACGCCGACTTCATCATCGTCTTCGCGGTGACCGACCGCTCCGGACCGAAGGTCAAACACACGGCGTTCTTGGTGGAGCGCGGCACGCCCGGGTTCACCCAGAACGCGCGCGATCACAAGCTCGGCATCCACGCCGCGCATTCGTGCACCGTGTTCTTTGAGAACGTGGAGCTCCCCGACAGCGCCATCGTCGGCAAGGCCGGCGACGGCTTCCGCGTGGCGATGGCCACGCTCGATGGCGGGCGCATCGGGATCGCGGGCCAGGCCCTCGGCATCGCCAAGGCGGCGCTCTCACGGTCCGTCGAGTACTCCAAAGAGCGCAAGAGCTTCGGCGTGCCCATCTCGGAGCACCAGGCCATTCAGTTCATGCTGAGCGACATGGCGACGGAGCTCGACGCGGCGCGCCTGCTCACCTGGCGCGCCGCCACCATGAAGGACGCCGGCGTGCGGCATTCGGCCGAGAGCGCCATGGCGAAGCTCTTCGCGAGCGAGATGGCCACGCGCGTGGCCCACAAGGCCATCCAGATTCATGGCGGCTACGGCTACTCCACCGAGTTCCCCGTGGAGCGCCACTACCGCGACGCGCGCATCACCGAGATCTACGAAGGTACGAGCGAAATCCAGCGCATCGTCATCGCCGCCAGCCTCATGAGCGCCTGA
- a CDS encoding AgmX/PglI C-terminal domain-containing protein produces the protein MRHHRTPVGCLYVALCAIALSACGGAPPPPAEPTPEPALRKSRGPKMQMQSELGSIDQAEVEKVLQKAQGKLQECHKRGLKHTDYLAGDVKIFLRISEQGRVKYAYLEESTLGDRDTERCMLAALEAQAWPAPEGGEAEVRKGLGFDAPGDVRAPTSWPSDKIVQALGKAEDELHKCRHGVSGTFKATVYVEPDGKHGKVHAVGVTPPNKDGSDKVDCMVRALKSMKVPSPGSYAAKVTFSL, from the coding sequence ATGCGACACCACCGAACCCCCGTTGGCTGCCTTTACGTCGCCCTCTGTGCGATCGCCCTCTCGGCCTGTGGCGGCGCGCCGCCCCCGCCGGCCGAGCCCACGCCTGAGCCTGCGCTGCGCAAGTCTCGTGGCCCCAAGATGCAGATGCAGAGCGAGCTTGGCTCCATCGATCAAGCGGAGGTCGAGAAGGTGCTGCAGAAGGCGCAGGGCAAGCTCCAGGAGTGCCACAAGCGCGGCCTCAAGCACACCGACTACCTCGCCGGCGACGTGAAGATCTTCCTTCGCATCAGCGAGCAGGGGCGCGTCAAGTACGCGTACCTTGAGGAGAGCACGCTCGGCGACCGCGACACCGAGCGCTGCATGCTCGCCGCGCTCGAGGCCCAAGCGTGGCCCGCGCCGGAGGGTGGTGAGGCCGAGGTTCGGAAGGGCCTGGGCTTCGATGCGCCGGGCGACGTGCGCGCACCGACCTCCTGGCCGTCCGACAAGATCGTGCAGGCTCTCGGCAAAGCGGAAGACGAGCTCCACAAGTGTCGCCACGGCGTGTCGGGAACCTTCAAGGCCACCGTCTACGTCGAACCCGACGGCAAGCACGGCAAGGTGCACGCCGTGGGCGTGACGCCACCGAACAAGGACGGCAGCGACAAGGTCGATTGCATGGTGCGTGCCCTCAAGTCGATGAAGGTCCCGAGCCCCGGGAGCTACGCGGCAAAGGTGACCTTCTCTCTCTGA
- a CDS encoding acyl-CoA dehydrogenase family protein: MDLELSPTQLAVQSTAREFAARVIAPQAADIDKHERFPKEPLQGLAELGLLSVNVPEELGGAGAGAVAYALAMQEVAGACASTAVTMAVTNMVGEVVARFGTDAQKKHVCPKLASAEWLAGAFALSEPEAGSDPGGMRTTARDDGDHWVIDGAKQWITSGAHAGVFVVWARTGAPETHKGTRGISCFLVEGGTPGLRIGRAEDKMGLRGSNTVGLEFDGCRVPKSALLGDLHGGFKIAMMALDGGRIGISAQAIGIARAALSESVLYAKERKQFDKPIGDFQAIKWKLADMKTRIDAAHLLCMRAAWMKEAGVPFSREASMAKLFASETGIKVANEAVQIHGGYGYTREFAAERHLRDVRVTTIYEGTSEVQRIVIARHVLGG, encoded by the coding sequence ATGGACCTCGAACTTTCGCCCACGCAGCTCGCCGTCCAGTCGACGGCGCGCGAGTTTGCCGCGCGCGTGATCGCGCCGCAGGCCGCCGACATCGACAAGCACGAGCGCTTTCCGAAGGAGCCGCTCCAAGGGCTGGCTGAGCTCGGCCTCCTGTCGGTCAACGTCCCGGAGGAGCTCGGCGGCGCTGGCGCCGGTGCCGTCGCCTACGCGCTCGCGATGCAAGAGGTGGCGGGCGCCTGCGCGTCCACGGCGGTCACCATGGCGGTGACCAACATGGTCGGCGAGGTGGTGGCGCGCTTCGGAACCGACGCGCAAAAGAAGCACGTCTGCCCGAAGCTGGCGTCGGCCGAGTGGCTCGCGGGCGCCTTCGCCCTCTCGGAGCCGGAGGCGGGGAGTGATCCCGGTGGCATGCGCACCACGGCGCGCGACGACGGCGACCATTGGGTCATCGACGGCGCCAAGCAGTGGATCACGAGCGGCGCGCACGCCGGCGTGTTCGTCGTTTGGGCGCGCACCGGCGCTCCGGAGACGCACAAGGGTACGCGCGGCATCTCTTGTTTTCTCGTCGAGGGCGGTACACCGGGCCTTCGCATCGGGCGCGCGGAAGACAAGATGGGCCTTCGCGGCTCCAACACCGTGGGGCTGGAGTTCGACGGGTGCCGCGTGCCGAAGAGCGCGCTTCTGGGCGACCTCCACGGCGGCTTCAAGATCGCCATGATGGCCCTGGACGGCGGCCGCATCGGCATCAGCGCCCAAGCCATCGGCATCGCCCGCGCGGCCCTCAGCGAGAGCGTTCTCTACGCGAAGGAGCGCAAGCAGTTCGACAAGCCCATCGGCGACTTTCAGGCCATCAAGTGGAAGCTCGCCGACATGAAGACGCGCATCGATGCGGCGCACCTCTTGTGCATGCGTGCGGCGTGGATGAAGGAAGCGGGCGTGCCGTTCTCACGGGAAGCCTCCATGGCGAAGCTCTTCGCGAGCGAGACCGGAATCAAGGTCGCCAACGAGGCGGTCCAGATCCACGGCGGCTACGGCTACACGCGCGAGTTCGCCGCCGAGCGCCACCTCCGCGACGTCCGCGTCACGACCATCTACGAAGGCACGAGCGAAGTTCAGCGCATCGTGATCGCGCGGCACGTGCTGGGCGGCTAG